A single region of the Nitrosomonas sp. Is79A3 genome encodes:
- the dnaA gene encoding chromosomal replication initiator protein DnaA: MQSLNTFWLSCLDHFKKELNAQQFNTWIKPLQIDPALNSDNEVVLIAPNRFVSQWVKDNFIMHIEVMAQAYFSRKIQFHLKLADQTEAKNSLPDPLPLQVQDVPKPETKTAYPPAKKNPSGLNPNFTFDNFVTGKANQLARAGAIQVAESPGIAYNPLFIYGGVGLGKTHLIQAIGNYVHENDKSAKIRYVHAEKYVSDVVSAYQHKAFDKFKLYYHSLDLLLVDDVQFFGGKNRTQEEFFYAFNALIETHKQVIITCDTYPKEITGLEERLVSRFGWGLTVAVEPPELEMRVAILLKKAELEKIRLDENVAFFIAKHIRSNVRELEGALKRVLAFSRFVGLEITLDLAKEALKDLLAVQSRQISIENIQKTVADYYKIKVSEMYSKKRSRIVARPRQMAMAIAKELTSLSLPDIGEAFGGRDHTTVLHGYRKINELRISDPVVSRDFNALILILRG, encoded by the coding sequence ATGCAATCACTGAACACTTTCTGGTTATCTTGTCTTGATCATTTCAAAAAAGAACTCAACGCGCAACAATTTAATACTTGGATCAAACCATTACAAATCGATCCCGCATTAAATAGCGACAATGAAGTCGTACTGATTGCTCCCAATCGATTTGTCTCGCAATGGGTGAAAGACAATTTCATTATGCATATAGAAGTGATGGCGCAGGCATATTTCTCCAGAAAAATCCAATTCCATCTGAAACTTGCCGATCAAACCGAAGCAAAAAACAGCCTGCCAGATCCGCTACCCTTGCAGGTGCAGGATGTACCCAAACCGGAAACTAAGACGGCCTACCCGCCTGCCAAAAAAAATCCCAGCGGCCTGAATCCCAATTTTACTTTTGACAATTTCGTAACCGGAAAAGCCAATCAACTGGCGCGAGCCGGTGCCATCCAAGTTGCGGAATCGCCCGGTATCGCCTATAACCCGCTATTTATCTATGGCGGTGTGGGTTTGGGAAAAACCCACTTGATTCAAGCAATCGGTAATTACGTGCACGAAAATGACAAGAGCGCCAAAATCCGTTATGTGCATGCTGAAAAATATGTATCCGATGTCGTCAGTGCCTATCAACATAAGGCATTTGACAAGTTCAAACTTTACTACCATTCGCTTGATCTCTTGCTGGTCGACGATGTGCAATTTTTTGGCGGGAAAAATCGTACGCAGGAAGAGTTTTTCTATGCCTTTAATGCACTCATCGAAACCCATAAACAAGTCATCATTACTTGCGATACCTACCCAAAAGAAATTACAGGGCTGGAAGAACGGCTGGTATCCCGTTTTGGATGGGGATTAACCGTTGCCGTAGAGCCACCGGAATTGGAAATGCGTGTCGCGATCCTGTTAAAGAAAGCCGAGCTGGAAAAAATCCGCTTAGATGAAAATGTGGCATTCTTTATTGCCAAACATATCCGCTCAAATGTGCGGGAATTGGAAGGTGCTTTAAAACGCGTACTGGCTTTCTCACGTTTTGTCGGTCTGGAAATAACGCTGGATCTGGCGAAAGAAGCATTAAAGGATTTGCTGGCTGTGCAAAGCCGCCAAATTTCCATCGAAAATATCCAGAAAACTGTCGCCGATTATTACAAAATCAAAGTATCCGAGATGTATTCAAAAAAACGCTCACGCATCGTCGCCCGCCCCCGGCAAATGGCTATGGCAATCGCTAAAGAACTGACTTCGTTGAGTTTACCGGATATCGGTGAAGCTTTTGGCGGAAGAGATCATACGACCGTATTACACGGCTACCGGAAAATCAATGAATTGCGTATTTCCGATCCGGTCGTAAGCCGGGATTTTAACGCGCTGATTCTTATTTTAAGAGGTTGA
- the dnaN gene encoding DNA polymerase III subunit beta, whose product MLLIKTNRDTLLKPLQTVTGIVERRQTLPILSNVLIQQNEEKTSFLTTDLEIQIKTVTTKDLSSKQNFALTVSAKKLQDILRSLSSDAEITLTQKDDHLQVKSGKSAFNLQILPAADFPEVVEESESDATITLKQNELKNLLHQVQFAVAQQDIRYYLNGLLLLTEDKQLISVGTDGHRLAYIAAGLDTEQKRQEVILPRKAVFELSKLLEDKEDPVKIEYFQNKVRFSFSDIILTSKIIDGKFPDYNRVIPTRNTKLFEIDRLIFLQALQRVSILSNQSEKFRGVRLIVSTDNLHIICKNNEQEEAEEELEIKYGDESVDISLNITYLLDLLNNVSSETVQCAFENSNSSVLITVPGNKEFKYIVMPMRI is encoded by the coding sequence ATGCTTTTAATTAAAACTAACAGAGACACATTGCTAAAACCGTTACAAACGGTGACCGGAATTGTGGAGCGGCGTCAGACATTACCCATCCTATCAAATGTTCTGATACAGCAAAACGAAGAAAAGACGTCTTTTTTGACCACTGATCTGGAAATACAAATCAAAACGGTTACGACAAAGGATCTTTCTTCCAAGCAAAATTTCGCCTTGACGGTTTCTGCTAAAAAGCTTCAGGATATCCTGCGTTCGCTTTCATCCGATGCGGAAATTACGTTAACCCAGAAAGACGATCACCTGCAGGTTAAATCCGGAAAAAGCGCATTTAACTTGCAAATACTTCCGGCAGCAGATTTCCCCGAAGTTGTTGAAGAATCGGAATCCGATGCCACTATCACGCTGAAACAAAATGAATTAAAAAATCTTTTGCATCAAGTGCAGTTTGCAGTAGCACAACAAGATATCCGCTATTACTTGAACGGACTTTTATTATTGACTGAAGATAAGCAATTAATCAGTGTCGGCACCGATGGACATCGGTTGGCCTATATCGCAGCCGGTTTGGATACGGAACAGAAAAGACAGGAAGTGATCCTGCCGCGCAAAGCGGTTTTTGAACTGTCCAAATTACTCGAAGACAAAGAAGATCCGGTAAAAATAGAATATTTTCAGAATAAAGTCCGGTTTTCATTTTCTGATATCATTCTGACATCGAAAATCATTGACGGTAAGTTTCCCGATTACAACCGTGTGATTCCAACCAGAAATACCAAGTTATTCGAAATAGACCGTCTAATTTTTCTGCAAGCATTGCAACGGGTATCGATACTTTCCAATCAAAGCGAAAAATTTCGCGGCGTGCGCCTGATCGTCAGCACAGATAATCTGCACATTATTTGCAAAAATAACGAGCAGGAAGAAGCCGAAGAAGAACTGGAAATTAAATACGGTGATGAATCAGTGGATATCAGCCTTAATATTACCTATCTGTTGGATTTATTGAACAATGTGAGCAGCGAAACGGTACAATGTGCCTTTGAAAATTCCAATAGCAGTGTTCTGATAACCGTCCCCGGAAATAAAGAATTCAAATACATCGTCATGCCGATGAGAATTTAA